Genomic DNA from Setaria italica strain Yugu1 chromosome V, Setaria_italica_v2.0, whole genome shotgun sequence:
GAGAGTACAACAGAACCCGTGCCGCCCGCTCATCAGCTGGGACTGGGAACGgatcaaggccttgtttagttggggaatttgggaggtgccaaattactgttacagcactgtagcacactgtagcgtttcgtttgtatttgtgaattattgtccaaatattgactaattaggctcaaaagattcgtctcgcaaagtacaacaaaactgtgcaattagtttttaatttcatctacatttagtactccatgcatgtaccgcaagtttgatgtgatggggaatcttctttttgcatagtgtcaaagttgggagttgggagtaaggccgtgtttagttggggaatttgggaggtgccaaattactgttacagcactgtagcacactgtagcgtttcgtttgtatttgtgaattattgtccaaatattgactaattaggctcaaaagattcgtctcgcaaagtacaacaaaactgtgcaattagtttttaatttcatctacatttagtactccatgcatgtaccgcaagtttgatgtgatggggaatcttctttttgcatagtgtcaaagttgggagttgggagtaactaaacatggcctaactaaacatggcccaaaacGGAAACAAAACGTGCTCCCGCTAACGTTTCGAGCCCCGAGCCACCGTTCCCCTCCGCGCTCCGGCCCTCCCGCCCCAGATCGCGAAGCCGGTGGCGCGGCGACGTGGCCCGTGCACGGGGCGCCTCGAGCCAAGTTCTCAACTCCCCCCCGCACCGCGGGGGCGtgcggccgccgtcgcgccaCGTCCGCTGCCGCGCGCGGCCGCACCTGGCCCCGGCCCCCTCGCCCTCTGACTGCTGGGCTCCGCAGCGGAGTATAAAAATCTGGACCCACTGACAGCGACCGGCCACCCAGTGGGTCAGCCGGTTGCGTCCGCGCGTCAGTCCCCGGTCGGGCGGCCCATGCACTGCTGCCCGGGGACGCAGGCCGACGGGTGGGCCCGGAGGTACGGCTCGGGTGACGCTTTTTAATTATCAACCCCAGCCAGGTGCGCGCTTTTGGAAATCCAGCGCCCTTTTGATCCACTTCCGTCGTGGCGGCGGGTTCCTCACGccagccgcgccggccgcgagcCACCGGCCGCTGGGCCACGCCGGGGTCACCGGCCCCGGGTGTCATGGGACGGCGACTGGACAGGCCGCGTGGGGCGACGGGTTTCCGGCTCTCGTGTGGTCCGGGCGGTTTCCGTTATTAGAAGCGCCACGTCACGAGCGGCTGCTTTTGGGAATTTTTAAATGCTGCTTCTGATTTTGATCTCGTGCTCGGAAGGCAAATCTCGTTGGGAATCGCCTGGGAAGTAGGAGTATCGGAAGACCAGGGGAGGGCTCGAGGAGTAGGGTAGGGGAGGCCTAGGGCGCGCCCAGTTGGTGGTGGGCTTCTCCGGCTCCGttttcttcctcctcggcggcggcgtggcgagcCAGTGGTGGGGGGCTTTTTGTGGCGTCAAGTCAAGGCCGCGTCGGCGTTTCCATCTCCGCGGTCAGGTTTGGTGTCTAGTGCGGTGGCACTGTGCTGCTGTAGCAGGTGAGGCTGGGAGGGAGATGGACTGGGCTGGTCGTTGTGCGGCCGCTGGCTGCCGCCCCGAACTGGGGCGAGGTGTTCGAGGGTAAGGGTCGCGGGCGTTGTGCGGCTGGGAGCCGGCTACCGAGGCGACGGAAATAAAGCAGTAGACGAGAGAGCCCCGATTTAAAGCGCCTTTGTGTGGCTCGCTGCTCGCCTCCGTTCCACTCCTCTCACCTAGTCACTTCTCCTCCCACCTCGCGTTTCTTCGCCGGCCGCGGGTGTGCTCAGgtggccgccgcctcgccgctggGCTCAGATCCTTACCTGATCCCCGCTGCCGTGACGAGGCCGTGCGGAGCTTGGatggggttggcggagcagcgGGTGGAGGTGCGGGGCGCGGCGAATCGGTGGTGATCCCGGGCCATGGGGTAGAGTGGAGGGGGTGTGCGTGGCATGGAGCCGTCCCGTGGCGCcgttggcggcgggcggcggtggggggacgcggaggcggaggtggaggaagggaggcggccggaggaggggggagaggTGAGCCTGCGGGAGTGGCTCGACCGCCCGGGCcgcgcggtggaggcggcggagtgCGTGCACGTGTTCAGGCAGGTCGCGGAGGCGGTGGCCGTCGCGCACGCGCAGGGGGTGGCCGTGGGCAGCGCGCGCCCCTCGTGCTTCGTCGTGTCGCCGCCCTTCGCGCGCGTCGCCTTCATCGAGTCCGCCTCCGGCTCCGACGCCTCGGGCTCCTGCTCGGGCTCCGACGCCTCCGAGGACGCCGACCCGGACGCCTCGCCTCCGCGGCGACgcgacggcgccgcccgcggcgaggaGCGCACCGGGAAGACGTTCCCGCTCAAGAGCGTGCTGGCGATGGAGCTCAGCTGGTACACCAGCCCCGAGGAGGCGGAAgacagcggcggaggcggctcTACCTTCTCCTCGGACGTCTACAGACTGGGCGTGCTCTTGTTCGAGGTGAGTTTTGCTTCATCACATGAATATGCTTCTGTTCTGCGGGCGCGTCATCACATAGCTTATGACACTTAGTTGGCCACTCGGATTGCAGCTGTTCTGTACGTTCGAAACCTTGGAGGATAAGATGCGGGCAATGGCTAATCTGCGGCATCGGGTGTTGCCGCCGCAGCTTCTGCTCAGATGGCCCAAGGAGGCGTCCTTCTGCCAGTTGCTCATGCACCCTGTGCCTGAGACCAGACCGAAGATGAGGTGCGTTGTGTGTCATGTACTATGTTTTGAATATGTTATGGCTGGAGACGGGTTGTGTTAGGGGTTGCTTGTTTCACGTTAGGTAACTGGAAGTAATTTACTACTATATAGTAGTAGTGCTTCTCCTCAAAGCTGCAAACTGCATTTGTTTCCTATACATGTGCTGTGGCGGTACACTTTATAGGATAGAAAACATGGGTTTGTTAAACATGAACATGGAGTTTTTCGAAGATCAAGTTGGCTAAATTAGGCAACAAGAAAGAAAAACTAATATTCATGAGGCAGTAGCAACCATGGAATTATTATCAACAATTTAAAATATTGGAATTTATGAACAATTCACCATGTATTCTAGATTTGACATTCTTGTTCAAGCCTCGATTTATAATAAAAAAATGCAGCAAACTATCGAAAAGGCATAACAACTAACCAGTAACCATCAGACCATGCACTTGCAGGAGAATTCTGCCAATTTGCGAAAACTCAGACATATCATTGTCCTTATTTCCAATTTGATAGTATCTGTAGTTAATGCTTCAATTAGAAAATGTGGCTGTATTGCAACTGATGAAAGTGCCAGCACACTTCCTTGCATTTTAGGAGTTTCTCAGTGGATCTTTAGGTATGGCAATAAAGACTTCTATTTGGACAATAGACCATTGCTGGATTTAAGTTCAGgttaacatttttttttctttattgtcTTCTCACTACTGCAATGTGCTAGTTGGTCATATGCCTGCCCTTGACATaattaatttttagaaaattaaataattaaagatATGTATCTGCATATAAACTTTGTGGTATTCAGTGAAGTTGTACCTCATTGaccttttttctcctttttttgacAGTGAGGTGCTACAGAGTGAGTTCCTTAATCAGTCTCGGAATAGCCTGGAAGAGCGTGAAGCAGCACTTAGGTTACGTgaagagatagaagaacaggAATTACTGCTGGATTTTCTTCAGcagttgcagaaaagaaagCAGGATATAGCAGACAATTTGCAGGATACTGTTGCCTTTCTCTCTTCTGACATCAACGAGGTCCTCCACCAGCAATCTGCACTAGGGGGGCAATTTGTGAACTTCTCACCTGATTTGGATAAAGAGGTGTGCTCTGGAACTGTTGAAGATCAGAGTGATTGTGGATCCAGGAAGCGTTTCAGACCTGAGCTGCAAGGTATTGACATGGAGGAACAGAATCATAGCGTGGAAGAATGTTCCAGAACAGTGCCGTCCTCTGAGCTAATCCAGGAAAGTGTTTTGTCCAAAAGCTCCAGGTTGATGAAGAACTTCAAAAAACTTGAAACAGCCTACTTTCTTACAAGGTCCAAGTTGGTGAAGCAAGTTGGTAACCAAATAAATAGCTGTCATCAAGTTGTTAAGAGGGCTACTGGTTCAGCTGTTGGGACCGAGGGAAGTTCAATAGATAATTTTCCTTTGGAAAGGCAATATGGCAGTAGGCAATGTTGGGTGAACTCTTTTCTTGAGGGATTGTGCAAGTACTTGTCATTCAGTAAGTTGAAAGTACAGGCAGAACTGAAACAGTGTGATCTGCTGAACTCATCGAACTTAGTATGCTCCGTAGGGTTTGACCGGGATAAAGAGTTTTTTGCAACAGCTGGTGTAAATAAGAAGATAAAAGTGTTTGAGTATAATATGATTGTAAATGAGCATCGTGACATTCACTATCCTGTGGTAGAGATGTCCAATAGATCAAAATTAAGTTGTATTTGCTGGAACAGTTATATGAAGAGCCATATAGCATCTAGTGATTTTGAGGGTATAGTGCAGGTAAGCTCCTCATGGCAtgcttttttaaaaataattgtaTTTGATGCAATTACCATAATATGTCGGTATTTCAGGTTTGGGATGTTACTAGGAGTCAAGTTTTCGTTGACATGAGGGAGCATGAGAGGCGAGTGTGGTCGGTGGACTTCTCAATTGTGGACCCAACAAAATTGGTCAGTGGGAGTGATGATGGATCTGTGAAGCTGTGGGATATGAATCAGGCAATTTTATTCTTGCACCTACTGTATGTCAGCTTTTGAACTGCCGATAACATGGTTATCGAACTTGTATATGCGAATGTGGAATTATTTCTCTACAATGTTATAACACATTTCGATGAACTTTGCAGGCTGGGAGTATTGGCACTATTAGAACAAGGGCAAATGTGTGCTCTGTACAATTCCAACCTGATACTGCTCGCTCCATTGCCATTGGCTCAGCAGATCACAAAATTTACTGCTATGATCTCCGTAACATACGAGCTCCTTATTGTACACTGGTTGGGCACACAAAAACAGTAAGCTATGTTAAGTATCTAGACGCATCAACAATAGTATCTGCGTCTACTGACAACTCATTGAGGCTCTGGGACTTGTCGATGAGCCCAGGAAGGATAATTGACAGTCCAATCCAAACATTTACAGGGCATACAAATACAAAGGTTAGAAGACATTTGCATGTACTTGTTCTCTTTTCATTATATTGCTCTACAAGTGATTAGTAGTGTCTAGTTTTGTCTTTTGTAAgtgggtgtttggttcctttattccatggactaaagtttagtccatggactataGTCCCTAccctgtttggttccatggactaaagtccattaatGCAGTTGAACAAAGATTCTTTTACCCCTGCTACCCACCACCTGGTACCCTTGTTTTGGCGCCAGATCTGGTTTTGGACTCATGCTCCTACACATACATACCGGAGGCTGCCGCGGCTCATGGCGTACATTGCCGACACGCACCACTCCTCCAGGTCTGCGGTGCTGTCACCACTACCGGTGTCATCGAGGATGCCCACGACGGACGCCACAGCGCCCGCGTCCATCAGCGCGGTGCGGCCCTCGGAGCAGGCGATCGCGTTGCAGATCACCATGAGCGCCAGCCGGCAGATAGGGCCCAGCTCGGGGGTGCCGAAGGCCACGGCGAGGAGCGCCTAGGGCGCGCCTAGGAAGCATCGCGCGCAGCACGGCTCCTGCCCTGCCTGGGCCCCCGCGCCGGCAGCGCCAGCACCGCCCAGTTGGTGCATGCGCACCAGGTGCCGATGGCAGCCTTAAGCGTCGAGTTCGGAATCACCGTCTCCGCGCCCCCAGGCTCCACGCTGGGGGGCAGGAACTCAAGCTCCGCACAGGCATGGAGGCAGGCCCGCAGTATCACAGGGTCCACCTTAAGCGCGCCGGAGATCGGGCACAAGAACTCCTCGGCACCACCTTCGACCACGCGGGGGACATGGGCGCCGCACCGCGGACGTCCTGGAGGACGGGgacggcgagcacggcgcgTTGCCGGTGCCAGGCAGGAGGGTGGCGGGAAGGAGGCCGGTGGCGATAGCAGCGGGTGGGAGGGCAACgggggccggcgggaggcggcgggagggaggccggcggagggAGCCGGGCGGGAGGAAGGGCAATAAATGCGGGGCAAGGTGTCCCCAAGACcctttagtccactttagttCACCCCATATGGACTAAAGGACTAAACACTTTAGTCCACATTTTAGTCCACTTGTTTGGCACTTGTTTGGcactttagggactaaaagtgTCAAAAATGAGTGGACTAAACTTTATTCCTGggtaaccaaacaggccctaaggatAACTAGTTAAATCTCGAAAGTTTATTTGCTATGAAACTCTAATATATGTGGAGTACTCTACTGTAACAATTATCTGTGCTGTGCTATATACAAACTATTACATAGTGCGTTATTGTAACTGTTATATGATTGATCCATTATGTTATAAACTACACCCACCACATTAGTGATTTATATGCTCTTTTCTGTCTCTCTTGAAAAATGAGAGAATTTGTAAGACCTGTCCTTTTTATGTCCACATTTTAGTCCACTTGTTTGGcactttagggactaaaagtgTCAAAAATGAGTGGACTAAACTTTATTCCTAggtaaccaaacaggccctaaggatAACTAGTTAAATCTCGAAAGTTTATTTGCTATGAAACTCTAATATATGTGGAGTACTCTACTGTAACAATTATCTGTGTTGTGCTATATACAAACTATTACATAGTGCGTTATTGTAACTGTTATATGATTGATCCATTATGTTATAAACTACACCCACCACATTAGTGATTTATATGCTCTTTTCTGTCTCTTGAAAAATGAGAGAATTTGTAAGACCTGTCCTTTTTATGGATCACTGTGTGAAGGAGGTGCTTTAAATCCCACTGCGCTAGTTGTTTTtggatatttagattgctcaaCAACCTTAAAATGTTGCTCACTTCATGTGCTTCCTGTACCAGTTTGTCCCTGTGGCATATTAGAGTGGTTTGTGGCTCTATCAGTCCATTGTTTTCACGAAATAATTTAGCACCTGAGTTGAGATCATAATTAATTCTCTCTCGTGTAAACAGAGGTTACCCTTCATTAATTCCAGCATGCCCTTTGTATGCTGAGTTGCTTTCTGCGCTGAAGAAAACAATGTTGTTGTTTAGTGACCAATTTACTTAACTGTTAAACCTTTTGACCAGAACTTTGTTGGCCTTTCTATATCTGATGGCTACATTGCTACTGGCTCCGAAACAAATGAGGTATGCATCCAATCGCTAAGCTTCCACAAATTTGTCTGGATATCTGACTGGTGGCCAATGTAGTTTTATCAACCTTTATGCAAAGTCAGAGTACTCAAGTAAACATTGTATTTGTTGCAAggaagctgatttttttttgttgatggaTATAGTGTAGTTCATGTCGCTCAGTAAGTCAGTAGTCTACATTTGATATGCCATGTGTATATGCTTACGGTGAGGCAGGAGGAGCTTTCATACTATAAATCCTTGCATGTTGGTTTATAAGTCAGGGCAACGTATGTAAGTGAACTTTTCAAGTTCTCACTTCATATAGAAGGAAGTAAATGAAATTACTAAGATGCAATGCAAACACGATTGAATTTTCTGTTGTAGCTTATGGATCATTGCATAGTTACCAGGTTTTAAGCAGCATTTGCTGTGTCAATAGAGAAATGTCGCACCGGAACTTAGTGTTCTTTAATTAGATTGGTATACTTCTCCTTTGCCTGTTCATATCAACTGAAATGTTCATCTTACCTCCCGTATTACTTTACCACAGGTTTTTGTCTACCACAAAGAATTTCCCATGCCAGTGTTGGCATATAAGTTTAGCGTGACAGACCCTATATCAGGCCAGGAGATTGATGATCCGACACAGTTCATTTCATGTGTCTGTTGGAGAGGGCAGTCTACAACTCTTCTTTCCGCTAACTCCAGCGGCAACATCAAGATCTTAGAAATGGACTGACTCTGTACGATTGGGTTGTGCATCTAGAAATGTACTGACTTCTTACCCAGGGTGTGTGTGTCTGGTTGGCTTCAAGGTTTGCGGCACTTGAATTCGGAGAAGCCAACGAATTCGCAAAATGTAACTTAATACGAGTTGCAAAGTTTGGAGGTAGGAGTAGCGGTCACAGATTTAGCGGATTGATAGGATTACAGATTAGCGTGGTAGCAAAAGTAGCATAAATAGGAGAGGAAATTGAGGTGCCGGGTGGTCCCACAAAGAAAGGTTTTGTACATCATTGGTTCGAGGTATACTTGTACAGGCAAATCAATCCAAGTTTTTACCTACCCGCATCAGGGTTCTGCTCTTGAGATGCAAAAGTACAAAATGGATTACATCTGTTCAACCAGAGATCAACATTTGCCTGATTACTTGTCCTTTCCCTTATATGTTATCGATTGATAACAGTGCTTGGGTGCCAAGCATGCTGTGTCTGTTCGATCAGGTAACTGTTGCTACTTGCTACGCATGTGGATTCTTTTAACCCTTCTGCAATTGTTTGTTGAGTCACATGAGGCGCTGTGCAGAGCGAGAAGACGCAACACGCCCAAGTGAGCGACCTGTGCGGCATACTTGTCTCAGCCGCGTCGTGAGTTTGATCGCTCCGTGGTTGCTTGCCTTTGAACAGGACCCGTCGTGATTGCCCTGCACTCGTGTCGTCCGGGGACCATTGGGGGCTGTTCGGAACGTAGAACCTGAGTCCTAGCAGGATCACGGGACCTCGCCGGTCACGAAAACACGCGGCGGGGGTCTTGTTTGGTAGGCTGGAGGGGGTCACGGG
This window encodes:
- the LOC101783393 gene encoding protein SPA1-RELATED 4 isoform X1, producing MEPSRGAVGGGRRWGDAEAEVEEGRRPEEGGEVSLREWLDRPGRAVEAAECVHVFRQVAEAVAVAHAQGVAVGSARPSCFVVSPPFARVAFIESASGSDASGSCSGSDASEDADPDASPPRRRDGAARGEERTGKTFPLKSVLAMELSWYTSPEEAEDSGGGGSTFSSDVYRLGVLLFELFCTFETLEDKMRAMANLRHRVLPPQLLLRWPKEASFCQLLMHPVPETRPKMSEVLQSEFLNQSRNSLEEREAALRLREEIEEQELLLDFLQQLQKRKQDIADNLQDTVAFLSSDINEVLHQQSALGGQFVNFSPDLDKEVCSGTVEDQSDCGSRKRFRPELQGIDMEEQNHSVEECSRTVPSSELIQESVLSKSSRLMKNFKKLETAYFLTRSKLVKQVGNQINSCHQVVKRATGSAVGTEGSSIDNFPLERQYGSRQCWVNSFLEGLCKYLSFSKLKVQAELKQCDLLNSSNLVCSVGFDRDKEFFATAGVNKKIKVFEYNMIVNEHRDIHYPVVEMSNRSKLSCICWNSYMKSHIASSDFEGIVQVWDVTRSQVFVDMREHERRVWSVDFSIVDPTKLVSGSDDGSVKLWDMNQAGSIGTIRTRANVCSVQFQPDTARSIAIGSADHKIYCYDLRNIRAPYCTLVGHTKTVSYVKYLDASTIVSASTDNSLRLWDLSMSPGRIIDSPIQTFTGHTNTKNFVGLSISDGYIATGSETNEVFVYHKEFPMPVLAYKFSVTDPISGQEIDDPTQFISCVCWRGQSTTLLSANSSGNIKILEMD
- the LOC101783393 gene encoding protein SPA1-RELATED 4 isoform X2, with the translated sequence MEPSRGAVGGGRRWGDAEAEVEEGRRPEEGGEVSLREWLDRPGRAVEAAECVHVFRQVAEAVAVAHAQGVAVGSARPSCFVVSPPFARVAFIESASGSDASGSCSGSDASEDADPDASPPRRRDGAARGEERTGKTFPLKSVLAMELSWYTSPEEAEDSGGGGSTFSSDVYRLGVLLFELFCTFETLEDKMRAMANLRHRVLPPQLLLRWPKEASFCQLLMHPVPETRPKMSEVLQSEFLNQSRNSLEEREAALRLREEIEEQELLLDFLQQLQKRKQDIADNLQDTVAFLSSDINEVLHQQSALGGQFVNFSPDLDKEVCSGTVEDQSDCGSRKRFRPELQGIDMEEQNHSVEECSRTVPSSELIQESVLSKSSRLMKNFKKLETAYFLTRSKLVKQVGNQINSCHQVVKRATGSAVGTEGSSIDNFPLERQYGSRQCWVNSFLEGLCKYLSFSKLKVQAELKQCDLLNSSNLVCSVGFDRDKEFFATAGVNKKIKVFEYNMIVNEHRDIHYPVVEMSNRSKLSCICWNSYMKSHIASSDFEGIVQVWDVTRSQVFVDMREHERRVWSVDFSIVDPTKLVSGSDDGSVKLWDMNQAILFLHLLLGVLALLEQGQMCALYNSNLILLAPLPLAQQITKFTAMISVTYELLIVHWLGTQKQ